One part of the Rutidosis leptorrhynchoides isolate AG116_Rl617_1_P2 chromosome 1, CSIRO_AGI_Rlap_v1, whole genome shotgun sequence genome encodes these proteins:
- the LOC139879306 gene encoding large ribosomal subunit protein eL32z-like: MAVPKLDKKIVKKRVKKFKRPHSDWKICVKENWRRPKGIDSRVRRKFKGVALMPNIGYGSDKKTRHYLPNGFKKFVVHNVNELEVLMMHNRMYCAEIAHNVSTRKRKEIVERASQLDVVVTNKLARLRSQEDE; encoded by the exons ATGGCAGTTCCTAAGCTTGATAAGAAGATCGTCAAGAAGCGTGTCAAGAAGTTCAAGAGGCCCCACAGTGATTGGAAGATATGTGTCAAG GAAAACTGGCGTAGACCCAAGGGTATTGATTCTCGTGTGAGACGAAAGTTTAAGGGTGTAGCTCTTATGCCCAACATTGGGTACGGCTCAGACAAGAAGACCCGTCACTATCTGCCGAATGGTTTCAAGAAGTTTGTCGTTCACAACGTCAATGAGTTGGAAGTGCTAATGATGCACAACAG GATGTATTGTGCTGAGATAGCACACAATGTTTCCACTCGCAAGAGGAAGGAGATTGTTGAGCGTGCGTCACAATTGGATGTCGTTGTTACCAACAAATTAGCCAGGTTGCGCAGCCAAGAAGACGAGTAA